AAAGTCTAAACCAAAGATAGAAAAATCATGTGGCGTTATAGTCTTTAGAGATTCTGAAAAAGGTAGAGAGTTTTTACTTTTAAAATACCCGGAAGGGCATTGGGATCTTCCAAAAGGCCATGTGGAAGAGGGTGAAACAGAAGAGGGGACGGCCAAAAGAGAATTTACAGAGGAGACTGGAATAGAAGAACTTACAATTTTAAATGGATTTAGGGATTATCTGACATATACTTTTTATGCAAATTTCCCAAATCTTAAAGGATGGATACGCAAGACCGTTGTGTTTTTTGTTGGACGTACAATCCCCAGTGCGGAAACGGAACTTTCTCATGAACATGATGATTTCGTATGGCTTTCAGAAGCGGAAGTCATTGAGAAAATCACATATGACAATGCTCGTGAGATACTGGCTAATGCATTGAATTTCATACGTAAAAATGTATAATAGTTCAGAAGATTACTTTGAAAATAATGACGAAAAAAAAGATCGATAAATCAAAAGGTAGAGTGATAAAAGCAAGGCTTGGTTTTAGTCTTGAAGTGGTTCTCACGGTAGTAGTTCTTGCAGTTTTGTCGCAGGTATTCCCATTTTTTAACAAGCACGAGGATCAGCCAAAATCAGAAAAGACCGATAATGCTAATATATCAACATATATGTCAGGTGGGCGCGTTTCTCAGACAGGTGAGCACTTTACGCCAATAGAGATGGTAATTATAGGATCTCCAACACTTAGTGAAAAGGTGGTTACAAAATATCCGGATCTACCCGGCGGGATTAAAGTTTTTGATAAGTCAAAATTTATAGAATCTGAAATAAATCAATTTGAAGGTGGGACGGAGTATTTTCTTACATTCGAGTATCCCGGCATGACGGACTCAGACGGATTTAAAACATTTTATGAAAATTTTGCATCAAAAAATGGATGGCAATTGAATCTTATAATGAGTGCTATCAATGGGATTAAGGTAACAATGCAAAATGAGAATATAGAAATGCGCATCGTTACATTCGAAAAAGAAAATCCTGAGACGCAAGAGAGGTTTATCAGAGAAAAGGTAAGGGTTTTTGAAGCAAAGTAACTATTGCGGTCTAAAAGCCCATTCTATAAACTAAATAACGAAAATTAAACTTTAATTAAATGAAATGAATTCACAAGATCAAAATTATGGAATGCAAGGGGGTGGTCAACCAGCTGATCCGGGAGGAGGACAAGCTGGAGGTTTTAATCCGGGTTTTGGAGGTGGTCAACCGGCAGGTGGTCAACCTGCAGATCAAACCTTTGTACAACCGGCAGCAGCACCGCCAGTACAACCGGCAGCAGCGCCGGTTGAGCCAGTCGCACCAGCGCCAGTACAACCAATAGCGGCACCAGTTACACCAGTTGAGCCGGTAGCACCGGTTACACCACCTGCATCAGGAGGAGGAGCCGGAGATTATGTTTTTGGACAGATCTGGGATGGATTTGATACAAATATCAAACTTCCACCACATCAATTGCAATTCGACGAAGTTAAATTTTTGAAACTTTTAGCAGGTTCGATTTCTCTTACAAAAGAAGAAAAGTGGAAGATTATTCAATACGTTCCAAAGCTTACTCAATACAAAGTTGAACAATTGATGAAAATTTTGGAAGAAGAACAACGTAAATTCCAAGAATTATCTGCTGAACATGGAGAACATCTTCAAAAACTAGAAGAAAAACATGCATCTGAGTGGAAGGATCTTGAATACAAATTCGACCAAAAAAACCAACGCGACGAAGATGCAGGTAAAGCTGACGATATAAGGAAAAGCCTCGGACTTTAGTACCTATAATAATTTTAGCAAAGTAATTTCTCACCAATGAAAAAAAATCTATCATGGCGAAGCGTGAAACTTGCTTTGCCAAATAAGGCGTGCAAAGCACAACCATATATTCTGTGTATGATAATGTTTATGTCATTTGCACTTACCGCTTGTAATAGTCCGAAAACTACAGATGCAGATCCAAATATTACGTTTG
This window of the Candidatus Peregrinibacteria bacterium genome carries:
- a CDS encoding NUDIX domain-containing protein, with protein sequence MGGKKHCKTINMRFDNEKTTTGSYTKSKPKIEKSCGVIVFRDSEKGREFLLLKYPEGHWDLPKGHVEEGETEEGTAKREFTEETGIEELTILNGFRDYLTYTFYANFPNLKGWIRKTVVFFVGRTIPSAETELSHEHDDFVWLSEAEVIEKITYDNAREILANALNFIRKNV